One Weissella coleopterorum DNA segment encodes these proteins:
- a CDS encoding AI-2E family transporter, producing the protein MDKKYQSNRSWTWQWFWNNKFVSALLVVLLVLIIIFMLEKVNFIFNPLFSLFSAVGAPIIVAGLLYYLMNPMVDWLEKRYRVNRVVTITGQFIGLLLLIGLAIIAVIPWLQNQIYSLVQHWPEYWHGISHWSDTLMKNSNFKVVNEWVKNNDQMIEHTLKSLTSGGTLHVSSVFGTMSSVIVTIITFPLILFYLLKDGHQLPGFMVKFLPKRMQSSMRATLTEINTQMSNYIRGQIAVAIAVAIMFMVGFTIVGLPYGWLLAIAAGFLNLIPFLGSFLAMVPAVIVAIFISPMMLVKILIVFSVEQLLEGKVISPKLLGDSLKIHPVTVVVILLSAGNMFGFLGVLFGIPGYAVLKVLVSKLYQWWQSESSLYEDDNLEPGKAVQLKPHSK; encoded by the coding sequence ATGGACAAAAAGTATCAATCAAACCGATCTTGGACGTGGCAATGGTTTTGGAATAATAAATTTGTTTCAGCGCTATTAGTGGTTCTGTTAGTTTTGATCATTATTTTTATGTTAGAGAAAGTTAATTTTATTTTTAACCCACTATTCTCGCTCTTTTCCGCAGTGGGAGCTCCAATCATTGTTGCCGGATTATTGTATTATTTGATGAATCCGATGGTTGACTGGCTAGAGAAACGTTACCGTGTCAATCGGGTCGTTACGATTACGGGACAATTCATTGGGTTACTCTTACTAATTGGGTTAGCAATTATTGCTGTGATTCCATGGTTGCAAAATCAGATCTATAGCTTAGTGCAACACTGGCCAGAATATTGGCATGGAATTTCTCATTGGTCTGACACATTGATGAAAAACAGTAATTTTAAGGTTGTTAATGAGTGGGTGAAAAATAACGACCAGATGATTGAGCATACTTTGAAGTCTTTGACCAGTGGTGGGACGTTGCATGTTTCATCCGTCTTTGGAACGATGAGCTCAGTGATTGTCACGATCATTACTTTCCCATTGATTCTTTTCTATCTGTTGAAAGATGGACACCAATTACCTGGGTTCATGGTTAAGTTTCTACCCAAACGAATGCAAAGTTCTATGCGTGCTACGTTGACAGAGATCAATACACAAATGTCTAATTATATTCGTGGACAAATTGCAGTAGCGATCGCGGTAGCAATTATGTTTATGGTTGGATTTACCATCGTAGGTCTCCCATATGGATGGTTGTTGGCAATTGCAGCGGGATTTTTAAATTTAATTCCATTCCTAGGCTCATTTTTAGCGATGGTTCCCGCAGTTATTGTGGCGATTTTTATTTCACCAATGATGTTAGTTAAAATCTTAATTGTCTTTTCGGTTGAACAATTGCTTGAAGGAAAAGTTATTTCCCCTAAACTGCTTGGTGATTCATTGAAAATTCACCCGGTAACGGTGGTTGTTATTTTACTTTCAGCTGGGAACATGTTTGGTTTTCTAGGTGTTTTATTTGGGATTCCGGGATATGCGGTATTAAAAGTGCTAGTTTCAAAATTATATCAATGGTGGCAAAGTGAGTCTTCCTTATACGAAGATGATAACTTGGAACCGGGTAAAGCAGTGCAATTAAAACCACATTCCAAATAA
- a CDS encoding lactonase family protein yields the protein MKSETVFFGTYTRRISEGLYQAKLIDGQLIDARLVSVLGSPTYTKVAKDDVIYTVDKIDDEGGIAVVNSKTGDIKQIVVTPGASPAYLGMDVQRGFLFSGNYHRGTVEVFRIDQDGKLSLVDKFQNTGNGPLPEQTSSHIHFANLTPDQRLVVVDLGTDEVLVFDLSANGQLTNKTVFKTEAGFGPRHIRFSPDGQTAYLLGELSSKLLILDYKAGKFQLKQTLATIPDDWTMHNGAAAIRVSQDGNFVYVSNRGHNSVAVFDVAGEMAKLIQIISTEGDFPRDMALNADDGYLIVANQKTDNVSVFKRDARTGKLKLQQKDFMIPEGVRVEFSPK from the coding sequence ATGAAAAGTGAGACAGTTTTCTTTGGGACTTATACAAGACGAATTTCAGAAGGGTTGTATCAAGCTAAACTAATAGACGGTCAATTGATAGATGCGCGGCTTGTTTCAGTACTTGGGAGTCCAACATATACCAAAGTGGCAAAAGACGACGTGATTTATACCGTTGATAAAATCGACGATGAGGGCGGAATTGCTGTTGTGAATAGTAAAACAGGTGATATCAAACAGATAGTTGTGACACCTGGGGCGTCACCAGCGTATTTAGGAATGGACGTACAGCGTGGTTTTTTGTTTTCAGGAAATTATCATCGCGGGACGGTCGAAGTTTTCCGAATTGATCAGGATGGGAAGTTATCTTTAGTTGATAAATTCCAAAATACAGGCAATGGGCCACTTCCTGAACAAACAAGTTCGCATATTCATTTTGCTAATTTAACACCTGACCAACGCTTAGTAGTTGTGGATTTAGGGACTGATGAAGTTTTGGTGTTTGATTTATCAGCAAATGGACAATTAACTAATAAAACTGTTTTTAAAACGGAGGCCGGTTTTGGACCCCGACACATTAGATTTAGTCCGGATGGACAAACTGCATATTTATTAGGAGAATTGTCATCAAAATTATTAATTTTAGATTACAAGGCAGGTAAGTTCCAACTCAAGCAGACGCTAGCAACCATCCCCGATGATTGGACAATGCATAATGGGGCAGCAGCAATCCGGGTCTCACAAGATGGTAACTTTGTCTACGTTTCAAATCGAGGACATAATTCAGTTGCAGTCTTTGACGTAGCAGGTGAAATGGCGAAATTGATACAAATAATTAGTACGGAAGGTGATTTCCCACGAGATATGGCATTGAATGCCGACGACGGTTATTTAATCGTGGCCAATCAGAAGACTGATAATGTCAGCGTGTTCAAGCGAGATGCCCGGACCGGTAAATTGAAGTTACAGCAAAAAGATTTTATGATTCCTGAAGGTGTTCGGGTTGAATTTAGTCCCAAATAA
- a CDS encoding diacylglycerol kinase, which yields MNKRARIIYNPTSGREAIRRDLVDILAVYEKAGYETSAFATTASPKSAEKEARRAALDGFDLLVAAGGDGTINEVVNGVAPLENRPKLAIIPAGTTNDFARALRIPRNEPFEAASVILKDQSALMDVGRANEEYFINIAAGGSISELTYKVPSKLKSMYGYLAYVVKGAELIPRTKPMHLRVKHDEGIYEGPSSMFFLALTNSVGGFESIVPDAKLNDGKFTVLIVKTTKIPEIMTLITEVLNGGRHVDDPNLIYVKSSHVEVESLNADEKVMVNLDGEYGGDAPMVFENFQKHIEIVSNFNEKDEKHLL from the coding sequence TGATTTAGTCGATATCTTGGCTGTCTATGAAAAAGCCGGATATGAAACCTCTGCATTTGCGACTACCGCTAGCCCGAAATCAGCGGAAAAAGAAGCACGGCGGGCGGCATTGGATGGCTTTGATTTGCTGGTGGCAGCCGGTGGCGATGGAACCATTAATGAAGTTGTCAACGGGGTTGCTCCTTTAGAAAACCGCCCAAAATTGGCGATCATTCCTGCGGGGACGACTAATGATTTTGCGCGGGCTTTAAGAATTCCTAGAAATGAACCTTTTGAAGCGGCCTCGGTTATTTTAAAAGATCAGTCAGCTTTAATGGACGTTGGTCGAGCAAATGAAGAATATTTTATTAATATTGCAGCTGGTGGGTCAATTTCAGAGTTAACTTATAAAGTTCCTTCAAAATTAAAATCAATGTACGGTTATTTAGCGTATGTTGTGAAAGGTGCTGAGTTAATTCCACGAACAAAACCGATGCATTTACGAGTTAAACATGATGAGGGAATCTATGAAGGACCATCATCGATGTTTTTCTTGGCATTGACTAATTCGGTTGGTGGGTTTGAATCGATTGTCCCCGATGCGAAGTTAAACGATGGAAAATTCACAGTGTTGATTGTTAAAACGACCAAGATCCCTGAAATTATGACATTAATTACTGAAGTCCTAAATGGTGGGCGTCATGTTGATGATCCGAACTTGATTTATGTTAAATCTTCGCATGTGGAAGTTGAATCTTTGAATGCAGATGAAAAAGTTATGGTTAATTTGGACGGTGAATACGGTGGTGATGCACCGATGGTTTTTGAAAATTTTCAGAAACATATTGAAATTGTCTCTAACTTTAATGAAAAAGATGAGAAGCATTTGTTATAA